A single window of Flavobacterium sp. 140616W15 DNA harbors:
- a CDS encoding MFS transporter, giving the protein MEKTKLEIPPFSSYQKYIIVLLALLQFTVILDFMVISPLGDILMKKLDMTTANFGLTVSAYAFSAGISGLLAAGFADKFDRKKLLIFFYTGFIIGTVCCALATNYALLLAARIVTGLFGGVIGSVSLAIVTDLFVIHQRGRVMGFIQMAFASSQILGIPLGIYFANHWGWHSSFLMIAGLGILILVTIVIKMKPVVKHLELQSDKSPFLHLWHTLSNKDYQVGFMAIAFLSIGGFMLQPFGSAFLVNNIKISQLDLPMVFFYTGLSVLFIMPIIGKLSDKVNKFWLFTAGSLLTIVIIIIYTNLGPVPLWQIVGLTMIMFMGIMSRMVPATTLNTGIPEMKDRGAYMSITSSMQQIAGGIAAVCAGLIVHQETKTSPLENYDILGYVISVVSLFSIFFIWRVNQLVKSKEKAGAVKS; this is encoded by the coding sequence ATGGAAAAAACAAAATTAGAAATCCCCCCATTTTCTTCTTATCAAAAATACATTATTGTCTTATTGGCACTTTTACAATTTACGGTAATCTTAGATTTTATGGTTATCTCTCCTCTAGGGGATATACTGATGAAAAAACTAGATATGACTACTGCAAATTTTGGGTTGACTGTTTCTGCTTATGCATTCAGTGCAGGTATATCAGGATTGCTTGCAGCGGGTTTTGCAGATAAATTTGACCGAAAAAAATTGCTGATTTTCTTTTATACAGGTTTTATTATCGGTACTGTATGTTGTGCCTTGGCAACGAATTATGCTTTGTTACTTGCAGCCAGAATTGTAACTGGTCTTTTTGGCGGTGTTATTGGTTCGGTATCATTGGCTATTGTAACCGATTTATTTGTGATTCATCAGCGAGGCCGTGTGATGGGATTCATACAAATGGCATTTGCATCAAGTCAGATTTTGGGGATTCCGTTAGGGATTTATTTTGCAAATCATTGGGGCTGGCATTCGTCTTTTTTAATGATTGCTGGATTAGGAATTCTTATCCTTGTTACAATTGTAATCAAGATGAAACCTGTAGTGAAACACCTCGAGTTACAATCGGATAAAAGCCCTTTTTTACATTTATGGCATACTTTAAGTAATAAAGACTATCAAGTTGGTTTTATGGCTATTGCGTTCTTATCTATAGGTGGTTTTATGTTACAGCCTTTCGGTAGTGCTTTTCTAGTAAATAATATAAAAATAAGCCAATTAGATTTGCCAATGGTGTTTTTCTATACCGGACTTTCGGTACTTTTCATCATGCCTATTATTGGAAAATTAAGCGATAAGGTTAACAAGTTTTGGTTGTTTACTGCGGGATCTTTATTGACGATTGTTATCATCATAATTTATACTAATCTTGGTCCTGTTCCTCTATGGCAGATTGTTGGTCTTACTATGATTATGTTTATGGGAATTATGAGCCGTATGGTTCCTGCAACGACTCTTAATACGGGTATCCCTGAAATGAAAGATCGTGGTGCTTATATGTCGATTACTTCTTCGATGCAACAAATCGCTGGTGGTATTGCTGCTGTTTGTGCAGGATTAATTGTTCATCAGGAAACCAAAACTTCTCCATTAGAAAATTATGATATCCTGGGATATGTAATTTCAGTTGTTTCTCTTTTTTCTATATTTTTTATTTGGAGAGTGAATCAACTTGTTAAATCGAAAGAAAAGGCTGGGGCAGTGAAAAGTTAA
- a CDS encoding TetR/AcrR family transcriptional regulator, translated as MRVRDIDKEKLVVTNAIELIVQDGFQGFSMNKLAKACKISVATLYIYYKDKDDLIKKIGAEIAIEFFTSTIENFSPDMSFEEGLWIQWQNRAAFTFKHPKKVAFFEVIKQSPHAEDILNSTTKFSDFRIIMKQFITNALQNKEIVEMQFEVFWSIAYGPLYTLLNFHNEGKSMGGKPFKLTQEMMKEAFQASIRALKP; from the coding sequence ATGAGAGTAAGAGATATAGACAAAGAGAAGTTAGTTGTTACTAATGCGATTGAGTTAATTGTTCAGGATGGCTTTCAGGGCTTTAGTATGAATAAGTTAGCAAAAGCGTGCAAAATCTCTGTAGCGACACTCTATATTTATTACAAAGATAAAGATGATTTGATTAAAAAAATTGGGGCAGAAATTGCGATAGAATTCTTTACATCCACCATAGAGAATTTTTCGCCTGATATGAGTTTTGAGGAAGGTTTATGGATTCAATGGCAGAATCGTGCGGCTTTTACATTTAAGCATCCTAAGAAAGTAGCTTTTTTTGAAGTGATAAAGCAATCTCCACATGCTGAGGATATATTAAATTCTACTACCAAATTTTCTGATTTTAGAATAATCATGAAACAATTTATCACTAATGCATTGCAAAATAAAGAAATAGTTGAGATGCAATTTGAAGTTTTTTGGAGCATTGCCTACGGCCCTTTATATACGTTACTTAATTTTCATAATGAAGGGAAAAGCATGGGAGGAAAGCCATTTAAACTTACTCAAGAAATGATGAAAGAAGCCTTTCAGGCCTCAATAAGAGCATTAAAACCATAA
- a CDS encoding YggS family pyridoxal phosphate-dependent enzyme has translation MKDTIISNLKQIHDRIENACILSGRNKSDVQLLLATKTVPADNIRIAIEAGETLIGENKMQELRDKDSVLKELHIERHFIGHLQTNKIKDVLKYATCIQSLDRLSLAHELDKQLQKQGKNIDVFVQVNTSYEESKFGLAPNDVIPFIKEIKKYDRLKIKGLMTIGLLDVQKEKMQPSLRLLREIRDTIYAEGIENQTKLLLSMGMSQDLELAIAEGSNIVRIGTSIFGNRFLGKEIWNENIAE, from the coding sequence ATGAAAGACACGATAATTTCAAATTTAAAACAGATTCATGACCGCATTGAGAATGCTTGTATATTATCAGGCAGGAACAAATCGGATGTGCAATTGCTATTGGCTACCAAAACTGTTCCTGCTGACAACATACGCATAGCAATAGAAGCAGGTGAAACTCTGATAGGCGAAAATAAAATGCAGGAATTACGAGATAAAGATTCCGTATTAAAAGAATTGCATATCGAACGTCATTTTATAGGCCATCTGCAAACCAATAAAATAAAAGATGTCCTAAAATATGCAACTTGTATTCAGTCTTTAGACAGGCTTAGTTTAGCTCACGAATTAGACAAGCAATTACAAAAGCAAGGAAAAAACATAGATGTATTTGTACAAGTAAATACTTCGTATGAGGAAAGTAAATTCGGACTTGCCCCAAATGATGTCATTCCGTTTATCAAAGAAATTAAAAAATACGACAGACTGAAAATTAAAGGTTTAATGACAATTGGGTTGCTAGATGTACAAAAAGAAAAAATGCAGCCTTCACTCCGATTATTACGAGAAATAAGAGATACTATTTATGCTGAAGGAATAGAAAATCAGACTAAATTACTACTTTCTATGGGAATGTCACAAGATCTGGAACTAGCTATAGCCGAAGGTTCTAATATAGTACGAATAGGCACATCGATTTTTGGCAACCGCTTTTTAGGAAAAGAAATCTGGAATGAGAATATTGCAGAATAA
- a CDS encoding AAA family ATPase, whose translation MNLYELTVNDTEKVALNDLLFSEENKVALSQTIKEHQYIDELRKYNLKVDNKIFLYGHTGCGKTTTAKAIATALNKNIVIINLSTLINARIGETSRNVKAIFDKAIREKAVLFLDEFDQIGKSRESDDKDVGEMRRLVNTIIQLIDYFPDDSLLICATNHYNIIDTALLRRFQIRLKFEMPDEKQLDLYYDKLLVTFPVHLQDIQRKYQISYAEAKDYIHTTMKKQIIEELELQK comes from the coding sequence ATGAATCTATACGAACTTACCGTAAACGATACCGAAAAAGTAGCTTTAAATGACTTGCTTTTTAGCGAAGAAAACAAAGTAGCTTTGTCACAAACCATAAAAGAACATCAATATATTGATGAACTAAGAAAATACAACCTTAAAGTAGATAATAAAATATTTTTATACGGGCATACAGGTTGCGGAAAAACAACCACAGCAAAAGCGATTGCAACTGCTTTGAATAAAAATATCGTAATAATAAATCTAAGCACATTAATTAATGCCCGAATTGGAGAAACTTCCAGAAATGTAAAGGCAATATTTGATAAGGCCATTCGCGAAAAAGCTGTTTTATTCTTAGATGAATTTGACCAAATAGGAAAAAGTCGAGAAAGTGACGATAAGGATGTTGGCGAAATGCGCAGGCTTGTAAACACAATCATTCAGTTAATTGATTATTTTCCAGATGATAGTCTATTGATATGTGCAACAAACCATTATAATATCATAGACACTGCATTATTGAGAAGATTTCAGATACGATTGAAATTTGAAATGCCTGATGAAAAACAATTGGATTTATATTATGATAAATTACTAGTAACATTTCCTGTACATCTGCAAGATATTCAACGTAAGTATCAAATCTCTTATGCCGAAGCCAAAGATTACATCCATACTACAATGAAAAAACAAATCATTGAAGAATTAGAACTCCAAAAATAA
- a CDS encoding helix-turn-helix transcriptional regulator: protein MEHIEIFKALSNKSRLLMLEWLKEPEINFPKQQSCGFEHGVCVGEIQAKSGLTQSTVSEYLSILQRAGFIESTRVGQWTYYRRNEKAFVELSKIIESNL from the coding sequence ATGGAACATATCGAAATATTTAAAGCATTATCAAACAAGTCCCGACTACTTATGTTGGAATGGCTAAAAGAACCCGAAATTAACTTTCCGAAGCAACAATCTTGTGGCTTTGAGCATGGTGTATGCGTGGGAGAAATACAAGCCAAATCAGGACTTACACAATCGACTGTTTCTGAATATTTATCCATTCTTCAACGTGCAGGATTCATAGAATCAACTCGTGTCGGACAATGGACCTATTACAGACGCAATGAAAAAGCATTTGTAGAACTAAGCAAAATAATTGAATCGAATTTATAA
- a CDS encoding NADH:flavin oxidoreductase → MSTDSLFTPFKLKTLDIKNRIVMAPMTRSFSPNGIPTDEVAKYYQKRAEGEVGLILSEGTVINRPSSSNDANVPHFYGDEALAGWKKVIDGVHAADGKMGPQIWHMGIMDNHHSGWVPPVPFEGPSGLNRPGFSNGNTMTTKDIEDTILAYGQAAADAKRLGFDCVEIHGAHDYLIDQFFWDATNHRTDAYGGKTLAERTRFAVEVIKEVRKQVGEDFAIIIRLSQFKPADYTYKLAKNALEMEAWLAPLVDAGVDILHCSQRRFWEPEFEGSDLNFAGWAKKITGIPTITVGSVGLSSDFFGAFAGESSQPTSLDELTRRMDRGDFDLVAVGRPLLSDPNWVAKIKHGKTEDLKGFTKEALGQLVIE, encoded by the coding sequence ATGAGTACAGATAGTTTATTTACGCCTTTTAAATTAAAGACGTTAGATATTAAAAATAGAATTGTAATGGCGCCTATGACGCGTTCATTTTCTCCTAACGGAATTCCTACTGACGAAGTAGCAAAATATTATCAAAAAAGAGCCGAAGGTGAAGTTGGCTTAATTTTATCGGAAGGGACTGTTATAAACAGACCTTCATCATCAAATGATGCCAACGTGCCTCACTTTTATGGGGATGAAGCATTAGCTGGATGGAAAAAAGTAATCGATGGTGTTCATGCCGCTGATGGAAAAATGGGGCCACAAATTTGGCATATGGGTATCATGGATAATCATCATTCAGGATGGGTACCACCTGTACCATTTGAAGGACCATCAGGATTAAACCGACCAGGTTTTAGCAATGGTAATACGATGACCACAAAAGATATCGAAGATACTATCCTTGCATATGGACAAGCAGCTGCCGATGCCAAAAGATTAGGTTTTGACTGTGTTGAAATACACGGAGCACACGATTATCTTATCGACCAGTTTTTCTGGGATGCAACAAATCACAGAACCGATGCTTACGGAGGTAAAACACTTGCAGAACGTACTCGTTTTGCTGTAGAAGTTATCAAAGAAGTAAGAAAACAAGTAGGAGAAGATTTTGCAATAATCATCAGACTTTCACAATTTAAACCAGCTGATTACACGTATAAATTAGCTAAAAATGCTCTAGAAATGGAAGCTTGGCTTGCTCCTTTAGTAGATGCTGGTGTAGATATTTTACATTGTTCACAACGTCGTTTCTGGGAACCAGAATTTGAAGGTAGTGATTTAAACTTTGCTGGATGGGCAAAAAAAATAACAGGAATACCAACAATTACAGTAGGTTCAGTTGGACTTTCAAGTGATTTCTTTGGTGCATTTGCAGGCGAAAGCTCTCAACCAACATCTCTAGACGAATTAACTAGACGCATGGATAGAGGTGATTTTGATCTTGTAGCAGTTGGAAGACCTTTGCTTTCAGATCCAAATTGGGTTGCCAAAATAAAACATGGAAAAACCGAAGATCTAAAAGGTTTTACTAAAGAAGCTTTAGGCCAATTGGTTATTGAATAA
- a CDS encoding DsbA family oxidoreductase — MEIIGTPKMKVEVWSDIMCPFCYIGKRNYETALNKFADNKDIEIVWKSFQLDPNIPEQFDQKEKVYQYLANRKGFSYEDSVRMHQGVVQTAKNAGLEYNFDNAVIANSFNAHRMIQLAKTKGLGDQAEERLFYAYFTEGKNFGDSQILEELGKDIGLTAEDVKQSLTDDQYADKVKSDIQEAQDLGINGVPFFIFNRKYAINGAQAPETFLQTLEKSFGEWRKDNPVTKLDIIDGQSCTPDGNCI, encoded by the coding sequence ATGGAAATAATAGGAACACCTAAAATGAAAGTAGAAGTTTGGAGCGATATTATGTGCCCATTTTGCTACATTGGAAAACGAAATTATGAAACCGCACTTAACAAATTTGCTGACAATAAAGACATAGAAATTGTTTGGAAAAGTTTTCAACTTGACCCAAACATTCCAGAACAATTCGACCAAAAAGAAAAAGTTTACCAATACCTAGCTAACAGAAAAGGCTTTAGCTACGAAGATTCAGTGAGAATGCATCAAGGAGTTGTTCAAACTGCAAAAAATGCAGGATTAGAATATAACTTTGATAATGCAGTTATCGCTAATTCATTCAATGCGCATCGAATGATACAATTAGCAAAAACAAAAGGACTTGGAGATCAAGCTGAAGAACGTTTATTTTATGCTTATTTTACTGAAGGAAAAAACTTTGGAGATTCACAAATTTTAGAAGAATTAGGAAAAGATATCGGATTAACAGCTGAAGATGTAAAACAATCTTTGACTGATGACCAATATGCTGATAAAGTAAAAAGTGATATCCAGGAAGCTCAAGATCTTGGTATAAATGGAGTTCCGTTTTTTATCTTTAATCGTAAATATGCAATTAACGGCGCACAAGCTCCTGAAACATTTTTGCAAACATTAGAAAAGTCATTTGGAGAATGGAGAAAAGATAATCCAGTTACAAAATTGGATATAATCGATGGTCAGTCTTGTACTCCCGATGGAAATTGCATCTAA